In Flagellatimonas centrodinii, a single window of DNA contains:
- the tsf gene encoding translation elongation factor Ts, with protein sequence MTITAALVKELRDRTSAGMSDCKKALEATGGDLDKAAEKLRMDGMAKADKKGARVAAEGVIALASGDDAIALVELNSETDFVSKGDDFKAFAQQVADLALKHRPADLEALLKLDAGNGSLDEQRRGMVARIGENISVRRFAVVAKSGGDIAHYMHGAKIGVVVAMKQGSAEVARDVAMHIAASSPRFLDADAVPEDVLAAERKIIEAQSAEQAAGKPAEIVAKMMDGKIRKFVAEITLTGQPFVKNPDQTVAQLLKAHDAEVASFVRFAVGEGIEKEVTNFADEVAAQAGL encoded by the coding sequence ATGACCATTACAGCCGCGCTCGTCAAGGAACTGCGTGACCGCACCAGTGCCGGGATGTCCGACTGCAAGAAAGCGCTGGAAGCGACCGGTGGCGATCTCGACAAGGCCGCAGAAAAGCTGCGCATGGACGGGATGGCCAAGGCCGACAAGAAGGGCGCCCGCGTGGCGGCCGAGGGCGTGATCGCGCTGGCCTCGGGCGATGACGCCATCGCCCTGGTCGAGCTCAACTCGGAAACCGACTTTGTCTCCAAGGGCGACGACTTCAAGGCGTTCGCCCAGCAGGTCGCCGATCTGGCGCTCAAGCACCGCCCCGCAGATCTCGAGGCGCTGCTGAAGCTCGATGCCGGTAACGGCTCACTCGACGAACAGCGGCGCGGCATGGTGGCGCGGATCGGCGAGAACATCTCGGTCCGTCGCTTCGCCGTGGTGGCAAAGAGCGGTGGTGACATCGCGCATTACATGCACGGTGCCAAGATCGGCGTGGTGGTGGCGATGAAGCAGGGGAGTGCCGAAGTGGCGCGTGACGTGGCGATGCATATTGCCGCGTCGAGCCCGCGCTTCCTCGATGCCGATGCGGTGCCCGAGGACGTGTTGGCGGCCGAGCGCAAGATCATCGAGGCGCAGTCGGCCGAGCAGGCCGCCGGTAAGCCGGCTGAGATCGTGGCCAAGATGATGGATGGCAAGATCCGCAAGTTCGTTGCCGAAATCACCCTGACCGGTCAGCCGTTCGTGAAGAATCCGGACCAGACGGTGGCGCAGCTGCTGAAGGCTCATGATGCCGAAGTGGCCAGTTTCGTCCGCTTCGCGGTGGGCGAGGGGATCGAGAAGGAAGTGACCAACTTCGCGGACGAGGTGGCGGCCCAGGCCGGCCTCTGA
- a CDS encoding phosphatidate cytidylyltransferase, with protein MLLPRLLTALILLPLLLGLVWFAPTVWVYAVFAGVGGLAAREWAALCAWGRRPGAGVAYGGLVVGMLAVAWCLPARDQWLPWLLGLAALHWLAAVFWLRAGPTRLAALADSPLSAVQGLLLLSTTMLACAHLHAQPDGAVKLLFAFFLVFAADVGAYLAGRNLGRHKLAPAISPGKTLEGAVGGLVLCGLWALTAGVWIFAIQGWAAVGLVVLCLVVAAGSVVGDLLESAFKRAAGVKDSGQLLPGHGGVLDRVDSVVAALPLFTFGLMLMGLA; from the coding sequence ATGCTGCTACCCCGTCTGCTGACCGCCCTGATTCTGCTGCCACTGCTGTTGGGGCTGGTCTGGTTTGCGCCAACGGTTTGGGTCTATGCCGTATTCGCAGGGGTTGGTGGCCTGGCCGCCCGGGAGTGGGCGGCCCTGTGTGCTTGGGGGCGGCGACCTGGCGCCGGGGTCGCCTACGGTGGGCTGGTGGTCGGCATGCTGGCGGTGGCCTGGTGTCTGCCCGCACGTGACCAGTGGCTACCCTGGTTGCTCGGGCTCGCCGCACTGCATTGGCTGGCGGCAGTGTTTTGGTTGCGGGCCGGCCCCACGCGGCTGGCAGCGCTCGCCGACAGTCCGCTGAGTGCGGTGCAAGGATTGCTCCTGCTCTCCACCACGATGCTCGCATGTGCGCATCTGCATGCGCAGCCCGACGGTGCCGTCAAGTTGTTGTTCGCCTTCTTTCTGGTGTTTGCCGCCGATGTCGGCGCCTACCTGGCCGGTCGCAACCTCGGTCGCCACAAGCTGGCGCCGGCGATCTCTCCGGGCAAGACGCTGGAAGGTGCAGTGGGGGGTCTTGTGCTGTGCGGCCTGTGGGCGCTGACAGCGGGGGTGTGGATTTTCGCCATTCAGGGATGGGCCGCCGTCGGATTGGTGGTGCTGTGTCTGGTTGTGGCCGCGGGGTCGGTGGTGGGCGACTTGCTGGAATCCGCTTTCAAGCGTGCGGCCGGGGTCAAGGACAGCGGCCAGTTGCTACCCGGTCATGGCGGTGTGCTGGATCGAGTCGACAGCGTGGTGGCGGCACTGCCATTGTTCACCTTCGGGCTCATGCTGATGGGGTTGGCATGA
- the glnD gene encoding [protein-PII] uridylyltransferase, translated as MNSALDDDGDEGANVFSPQRIRARLAAGQFSVAAFRDTLAWGRERLFSLFHDGASAETLVFARAHLVDEVLAAVWAKFLPDDPPDLALVAVGGYGRGELLPHSDIDILLLHQNDALNLHRSALEQITAFGWDIGLEVGQSVRTIEDCVLEAEKDITVITNLLEARRLAGDPRLVNEMQAALTPDRLWPVRAFFEAKKAEQAARYRKYDDTGYKLEPNVKESPGGLRDIHTVAWVARRHFGSGTLSELRERGFLTKQECDELFAGQDFLWRVRFALHMITGRREDRLLFDHQIKVGELFGYIDNDRNRGVEQFMQLYYRTIKSLSCLNDLLLQLFEEAILDGGVPAPVVPLNSRFQQRGNYIEAVDDDVFRRTPWALLEIFNLLQTHPRLDGIRAQTLRMILRDRKLLDDSVRRDVRARSIFIELFREGRGLTRNLRRMNRYGVLGAYLPAFGTIVGLMQYDLFHTLTVDEHVLYVVRNTRRFVMQRFADELPFAHEVMKRLPKPELLYLGALFHDMAKGRGGDHSELGSDEARTFCLEHGLSHADAELVAWLVRQHLMMSLTAQKQDVTDPQVIATFASKVEDRHRLDYLFLLTCADIRATNPALWNSWRESLLTELYNSTARALERGLSNPLREEELIAEVKAEALALLSDQAVSRESVAAVWSQFDADYFLRHSPEELAWHLPELLQVSESSMPLVLVKTLPERGTSVFIYTYDRDHLFGLSTGVLARLGLNILDARLHTTRDGHVLDTYVVAETDNRPIDASVRSPEITEQLRKVLSDPETSTVSVNRRTPHRLKHFDTPTRVHFRQDTAGRRTLLELVAADQPGLLSMIGRIFAKRGILVDAAKIATIGERAEDVFYITDRLDRPITDERLLDELREVITRTLNRPEADT; from the coding sequence ATGAACTCAGCTCTTGACGACGATGGTGACGAAGGCGCCAACGTCTTCTCCCCGCAGCGTATCCGTGCCCGCCTGGCCGCCGGCCAGTTCTCGGTTGCCGCCTTCCGCGACACCCTCGCCTGGGGGCGGGAGCGGCTGTTCAGCCTGTTCCACGACGGCGCCTCGGCGGAGACCCTGGTGTTCGCCCGCGCCCACCTGGTCGACGAGGTGCTGGCGGCGGTCTGGGCGAAGTTTCTGCCAGACGACCCCCCCGATCTCGCGCTGGTCGCGGTCGGCGGCTATGGCCGTGGCGAACTGCTGCCGCATTCGGACATCGACATTCTGTTACTGCACCAGAATGATGCACTGAACCTGCATCGCTCCGCACTGGAACAGATCACCGCCTTCGGCTGGGACATCGGTCTCGAAGTCGGCCAAAGTGTCCGCACCATCGAGGACTGCGTGCTGGAGGCGGAGAAGGACATCACCGTCATCACCAATCTGCTGGAAGCGCGTCGGCTGGCCGGAGATCCCCGGCTGGTCAATGAAATGCAGGCGGCGCTGACCCCGGACCGGCTGTGGCCGGTGCGCGCGTTCTTCGAGGCCAAGAAGGCCGAACAGGCGGCGCGCTATCGCAAGTATGACGATACCGGATACAAGCTTGAGCCGAACGTCAAGGAGAGCCCGGGCGGGCTGCGCGACATCCATACCGTGGCCTGGGTGGCCCGGCGCCATTTTGGCAGTGGCACCCTGAGTGAACTTCGCGAACGCGGGTTCCTCACCAAGCAGGAATGTGACGAGTTGTTCGCCGGACAGGATTTCCTCTGGCGGGTGCGTTTCGCGCTGCACATGATCACCGGCCGTCGCGAAGACCGCCTGCTGTTCGATCATCAGATCAAGGTGGGCGAACTGTTCGGCTACATCGACAATGACCGCAATCGCGGCGTCGAACAGTTCATGCAGCTGTATTACCGCACGATCAAGTCGCTGTCCTGCCTCAATGACCTGCTGCTGCAACTGTTCGAGGAGGCCATCCTCGATGGCGGCGTGCCGGCGCCGGTGGTGCCGCTCAATAGCCGGTTCCAGCAGCGAGGCAACTACATAGAAGCGGTGGACGACGACGTGTTCCGGCGCACCCCCTGGGCCCTGCTGGAGATCTTCAACCTGCTGCAGACCCATCCGCGGCTGGATGGCATCCGCGCGCAGACGCTGCGCATGATCCTGCGCGATCGCAAACTGCTCGATGACAGCGTGCGTCGCGACGTGCGCGCCCGCAGCATCTTCATTGAACTGTTCCGCGAGGGCCGCGGCCTGACCCGCAATCTGCGGCGGATGAACCGTTACGGCGTGCTCGGCGCCTATCTGCCGGCGTTTGGCACCATCGTCGGTCTGATGCAGTACGACCTGTTTCACACCCTCACTGTCGACGAGCATGTGCTCTACGTGGTGCGCAACACCCGTCGCTTCGTGATGCAGCGCTTCGCCGACGAGCTGCCCTTCGCGCATGAGGTGATGAAGCGTCTGCCGAAGCCGGAACTGTTGTATCTCGGCGCCCTGTTCCACGACATGGCGAAGGGCCGGGGCGGCGACCACAGCGAACTCGGCAGCGACGAGGCCCGAACCTTCTGTCTCGAACATGGCCTGTCCCATGCCGATGCCGAACTGGTCGCCTGGCTGGTGCGCCAGCACCTGATGATGTCGCTCACCGCCCAGAAGCAGGACGTGACCGATCCCCAGGTGATCGCCACCTTTGCCTCCAAGGTGGAGGACCGTCACCGGCTGGACTATCTGTTTCTGCTGACCTGCGCCGACATCCGTGCCACTAACCCGGCGCTGTGGAACTCCTGGCGCGAGAGCCTGCTGACCGAGCTCTACAACTCCACCGCCCGGGCACTTGAGCGGGGCCTCAGCAACCCCTTGCGGGAAGAAGAACTGATCGCCGAGGTCAAGGCCGAGGCGCTGGCGCTGCTGTCGGACCAGGCGGTGTCCCGCGAATCCGTTGCGGCGGTCTGGTCGCAATTCGACGCCGACTATTTCCTCCGGCACAGTCCCGAGGAACTGGCCTGGCACCTGCCGGAACTGCTGCAGGTCAGCGAGTCCTCGATGCCCCTGGTGTTGGTCAAGACGCTGCCGGAGCGCGGCACCTCGGTCTTCATCTACACCTACGATCGCGATCATTTGTTCGGCCTGTCGACCGGCGTGTTGGCCCGGTTGGGCCTCAACATCCTCGACGCCCGGCTGCACACGACCCGTGACGGTCACGTGCTCGACACCTACGTGGTTGCCGAAACCGACAATCGTCCGATCGATGCCAGCGTCCGCTCACCCGAAATCACCGAGCAGCTGCGCAAGGTGCTGAGCGATCCGGAGACCTCTACCGTCTCGGTCAATCGCCGCACCCCGCACCGGCTCAAACATTTCGACACACCGACGCGGGTACATTTTCGCCAGGACACCGCCGGACGTCGCACCCTGCTGGAATTGGTGGCCGCCGACCAGCCGGGCCTGCTGTCGATGATCGGAAGAATCTTCGCCAAGCGCGGCATCCTGGTGGATGCCGCCAAGATCGCCACCATCGGCGAACGCGCCGAGGACGTCTTCTACATCACCGATCGGCTTGATCGACCCATCACCGACGAACGGCTACTCGACGAGCTGCGCGAAGTCATCACCCGCACGCTCAATCGTCCCGAAGCCGACACCTGA
- the dapD gene encoding 2,3,4,5-tetrahydropyridine-2,6-dicarboxylate N-succinyltransferase: MTMTLQATLDALWDNRAEFDAQNPAMRDPVEQAIGLLDRGEARVAEPVDGGWQVNAWLKKAVLLSFRLQDNAPVDMGALRGFDKVPLKFEGWSADDFARQGARVVPPAAVRRGAYIAPNAVLMPSYVNIGAWVGSGTMVDTWATVGSCAQIGANVHLSGGVGIGGVLEPLQANPTIIEDDCFIGARSEIVEGVVIGRGSVISMGVFIGASTPIYDRETQTTSFGAVPPGSVVVAGSLPRDGGRYHLNCAVIVKRVDDKTRAKTGINELLREAQASG; encoded by the coding sequence ATGACCATGACCTTGCAAGCCACCCTTGATGCCCTCTGGGACAACCGCGCCGAATTCGATGCACAAAACCCTGCCATGCGCGATCCGGTCGAGCAGGCTATCGGGCTGCTCGATCGCGGCGAGGCGCGGGTGGCCGAGCCGGTCGATGGCGGTTGGCAGGTCAATGCCTGGCTGAAGAAGGCGGTGCTGCTGTCGTTCCGCCTGCAGGACAATGCGCCGGTGGACATGGGCGCCCTGCGCGGCTTCGACAAGGTGCCACTCAAGTTCGAAGGCTGGAGCGCGGACGATTTCGCCCGCCAGGGTGCGCGAGTGGTGCCCCCGGCGGCGGTACGTCGTGGCGCCTACATCGCTCCCAACGCGGTGCTGATGCCCAGCTACGTCAATATCGGCGCCTGGGTTGGCAGCGGCACCATGGTCGACACCTGGGCAACCGTCGGCTCCTGCGCCCAGATCGGGGCAAACGTGCACCTGTCAGGGGGCGTCGGCATCGGCGGGGTCCTCGAGCCGTTGCAGGCCAACCCGACGATCATCGAGGACGACTGCTTCATCGGCGCCCGCAGCGAGATCGTTGAAGGGGTGGTGATCGGCCGGGGCAGCGTCATCTCGATGGGTGTCTTCATTGGCGCCAGCACCCCGATCTATGACCGCGAAACGCAGACCACCAGCTTCGGCGCGGTGCCGCCCGGCAGCGTCGTCGTGGCCGGCAGCCTGCCCCGTGATGGCGGCCGCTACCACCTGAATTGTGCGGTCATCGTCAAACGAGTGGACGACAAGACCCGCGCCAAGACCGGCATCAACGAGCTGTTGCGCGAGGCGCAGGCCAGCGGCTGA
- the rpsB gene encoding 30S ribosomal protein S2 produces MADITMRQLLEAGVHFGHRTRYWNPRMEQFIFGDRNRIHIINLEQTLPMLRDACSYAGKIAANGGRILFVGTKRAARDAIEEEARRCGMPYISQRWLGGMLTNFKTVKASVKRLIEMEKQVEDGSINRLTKKEQLMFQRELEKLTRSLGGIKGMPSLPDGLFIIDTGYEKNAVAEARKLGIPVIAVVDTNNDPSLIDCVVPGNDDATRAIKVYTQCVADAIIEARAASGVPFREAPEEPQADERSSRPRRPGPRREGDRPRGGGGGSRGPAPVKAAEAAPAPTAAVEAPAAADAPAEAAPADTPAATSGE; encoded by the coding sequence ATGGCCGATATCACCATGCGTCAGTTGCTGGAAGCCGGCGTTCACTTTGGACACCGCACCCGCTACTGGAACCCCCGGATGGAGCAGTTCATCTTCGGGGACCGCAACCGTATTCACATCATCAACCTCGAACAGACCCTGCCGATGCTGCGGGATGCCTGCTCGTATGCCGGCAAGATCGCCGCCAACGGCGGCCGCATTCTGTTCGTCGGGACCAAGCGCGCCGCCCGTGACGCGATCGAGGAAGAAGCCCGCCGCTGCGGCATGCCGTACATCAGCCAGCGCTGGCTGGGTGGCATGCTCACCAACTTCAAGACGGTCAAGGCATCGGTCAAGCGCCTGATCGAAATGGAGAAGCAGGTCGAGGACGGCTCCATCAACCGCCTCACCAAGAAGGAACAGCTGATGTTCCAGCGCGAGTTGGAAAAGCTCACCCGCTCGCTGGGCGGCATCAAGGGCATGCCGAGCCTGCCCGACGGGCTGTTCATCATCGACACCGGCTACGAGAAGAACGCCGTGGCCGAGGCCCGCAAGCTGGGGATCCCGGTGATCGCCGTGGTCGACACCAACAACGACCCCAGCCTGATCGACTGCGTGGTGCCCGGCAACGATGACGCCACCCGCGCCATCAAGGTTTACACCCAGTGTGTGGCCGACGCCATCATCGAAGCGCGTGCCGCCAGCGGCGTGCCGTTCCGCGAAGCGCCGGAAGAGCCCCAGGCCGACGAGCGTTCGTCGCGTCCGCGCCGGCCCGGTCCGCGTCGCGAGGGTGACCGCCCCCGTGGCGGTGGTGGTGGCAGCCGTGGCCCGGCACCGGTGAAGGCCGCTGAAGCGGCTCCGGCGCCGACCGCCGCGGTTGAAGCGCCGGCAGCTGCCGACGCACCGGCCGAGGCCGCACCCGCTGACACACCCGCCGCAACCTCAGGGGAATAG
- a CDS encoding 1-deoxy-D-xylulose-5-phosphate reductoisomerase: protein MKQLVVLGATGTVGRNTLDVAARHPQRVTVLALTANRDVDTMFGLCQVHRPALAVMRDAGAALTLGQRLRMSGLATEVLAGADGLHSAACLPTATHVMSAIVGAAGLLPTLAAVDAGKHVLIANKEPLVMAGPLIMAAAARSGAVILPIDSEHNAIFQCLPAGYRCGAVPQGVAGLVLTASGGPFRDWTPAQLAAATPEAAVKHPNWVMGPKISVDSATMMNKGLELIEAAALYDLPADRLSVVIHPESAVHSLVSYVDGSQLAQLGSPDMRVPIAHALAWPERWASGVAPLDLVALGRMHFEAPDPQRFPCLDLARAALQAGGQAPLVLNAANEVAVQAFLDHQMGFMDMPRVIEHCLEAHPAPCANDLDAVLALDAAVRQTARAAVGRTPEMSA from the coding sequence ATGAAGCAGTTGGTGGTGCTCGGCGCGACCGGTACCGTCGGTCGCAATACGCTGGACGTCGCGGCGCGGCATCCGCAACGGGTCACGGTGCTGGCGCTGACCGCCAACCGGGATGTCGACACCATGTTTGGCCTTTGCCAGGTGCATCGACCGGCGTTGGCCGTCATGCGCGATGCCGGGGCCGCGCTGACCCTTGGACAACGGTTGCGAATGTCCGGCCTGGCCACCGAGGTCCTCGCGGGTGCTGACGGATTGCACAGCGCAGCCTGTCTGCCGACGGCAACGCACGTGATGTCGGCGATCGTCGGTGCAGCGGGCCTGCTGCCAACGCTGGCGGCGGTGGATGCCGGCAAGCACGTGCTGATCGCCAACAAGGAGCCACTGGTGATGGCCGGGCCCTTGATCATGGCCGCCGCCGCCCGCAGCGGCGCAGTGATTCTGCCGATCGACTCCGAACACAACGCTATCTTCCAGTGTCTGCCGGCAGGTTATCGCTGCGGGGCGGTGCCCCAGGGCGTTGCCGGCCTGGTGCTCACCGCATCGGGCGGGCCGTTTCGTGACTGGACGCCGGCACAGTTGGCAGCCGCGACCCCGGAAGCGGCGGTCAAACACCCCAACTGGGTAATGGGCCCCAAAATTTCGGTGGATTCGGCCACCATGATGAACAAGGGCCTCGAGCTGATCGAAGCTGCGGCCCTGTATGACCTGCCAGCCGACCGGCTGTCAGTGGTGATTCATCCCGAAAGCGCTGTGCACTCGCTGGTGAGTTACGTCGATGGCTCCCAGCTGGCCCAGCTCGGCAGCCCCGATATGCGGGTGCCGATCGCCCATGCACTGGCATGGCCGGAGCGGTGGGCATCAGGCGTTGCACCGCTGGATCTGGTGGCACTGGGCCGGATGCACTTCGAGGCGCCGGACCCTCAGCGGTTCCCCTGCCTGGACCTCGCGCGCGCCGCCTTGCAGGCTGGCGGACAGGCGCCGCTGGTGTTGAACGCCGCCAATGAAGTTGCGGTCCAAGCCTTCCTCGACCATCAGATGGGATTCATGGACATGCCGCGCGTGATCGAACACTGCCTGGAGGCCCACCCGGCGCCGTGCGCCAACGACCTGGATGCCGTGTTGGCGCTGGACGCCGCCGTGCGGCAGACGGCACGGGCGGCAGTCGGGCGGACGCCGGAGATGTCGGCATGA
- the pyrH gene encoding UMP kinase — protein sequence MSSSPVYQRILLKLSGEALMGDANFGIAPQVMNFLAGELKLVIDAGVQVALVVGGGNIFRGEGLARAGMDRITGDHMGMLATVINALALQDAVERVGLEVRVMSALRINQVCEDYIRRRAVRHLEKGRVVIFASGTGNPFFTTDSAAALRAVEVGADLLLKATKVDGIYTADPKKDATATRYAELTYDQAIDGRLGVMDQTALVLARDHRMKLCVYDMDRPGALMRILGGDTSIGTYVQA from the coding sequence ATGTCGTCTTCGCCTGTGTACCAACGGATCCTGCTGAAGCTGTCTGGTGAAGCGCTGATGGGCGATGCCAATTTCGGTATTGCCCCGCAGGTGATGAATTTTCTCGCCGGTGAGCTCAAGTTGGTGATCGACGCCGGCGTGCAGGTGGCGCTGGTCGTGGGCGGCGGCAACATCTTCCGTGGCGAAGGCCTCGCGCGTGCCGGGATGGATCGGATCACCGGCGACCATATGGGGATGTTGGCCACCGTCATCAACGCACTGGCATTGCAGGATGCCGTTGAACGGGTCGGGCTGGAGGTGCGGGTGATGAGCGCCCTGCGCATCAACCAGGTCTGTGAGGACTACATCCGGCGACGGGCCGTACGCCACCTCGAAAAAGGCCGTGTGGTGATCTTCGCTTCCGGCACCGGCAACCCCTTCTTTACCACGGATTCGGCGGCAGCCCTGCGCGCGGTCGAGGTGGGTGCCGACTTGCTACTCAAGGCCACCAAGGTCGATGGTATCTACACCGCGGACCCCAAGAAGGATGCGACCGCGACCCGGTATGCCGAGCTTACCTATGACCAGGCCATCGACGGACGTCTCGGCGTCATGGACCAGACCGCCCTGGTGCTCGCCCGCGATCACCGGATGAAACTCTGCGTCTACGATATGGACCGTCCGGGTGCGTTGATGCGCATCCTCGGCGGCGATACCTCGATCGGCACTTACGTGCAGGCCTGA
- the uppS gene encoding polyprenyl diphosphate synthase — protein sequence MSVPSDKLPRHVAVIMDGNGRWAQHRGEARGFGHRAGVEAARGLMKAAAEYGIEVLTVYAFSQENWQRPGAEVALLMQLFSRALDREVAELHANNLRLRFIGDRSRFEGALTRAMGRAEALTAGNTGMTILIAIGYSGQWELVQAAERCRLAGTPVTVSALAAQLETAGLPDVDLLIRSGGEHRISNFLLWQSAYAELYFTDQLWPDFNREAFDAALHWYAARERRFGGLATPGDSTT from the coding sequence ATGTCCGTCCCCAGTGACAAGCTGCCCCGGCATGTGGCCGTCATCATGGACGGCAATGGCCGCTGGGCGCAGCACCGCGGCGAAGCGCGTGGATTCGGCCACCGTGCCGGGGTCGAGGCCGCCAGAGGGCTGATGAAGGCGGCGGCGGAGTACGGCATCGAGGTACTGACGGTTTACGCCTTCTCGCAGGAGAACTGGCAACGCCCGGGTGCCGAGGTGGCGTTGCTGATGCAGCTGTTCTCGCGCGCCCTGGACCGGGAGGTTGCCGAACTGCACGCCAACAACCTGCGGCTCCGGTTTATCGGCGACCGCAGCAGGTTCGAAGGCGCCCTGACCCGGGCGATGGGCCGTGCCGAAGCCCTGACGGCGGGCAACACCGGGATGACCATCCTCATTGCCATCGGCTACAGTGGGCAATGGGAGCTCGTGCAGGCGGCAGAACGCTGTCGTCTGGCAGGGACACCGGTCACCGTGAGCGCGTTGGCGGCACAGCTGGAAACGGCCGGCCTGCCCGACGTCGACCTGTTGATCCGCAGTGGCGGCGAGCACCGGATCAGCAACTTCCTGCTCTGGCAGTCGGCCTACGCCGAACTGTACTTCACTGATCAACTCTGGCCCGATTTCAATCGCGAGGCGTTTGACGCCGCACTGCACTGGTACGCTGCCCGTGAGCGCCGCTTCGGCGGCCTGGCAACGCCGGGCGACTCAACAACCTGA
- the map gene encoding type I methionyl aminopeptidase, with protein MGITLKSPDAQAKMRAAGEAAASVLMMLEDHVRPGISTAELDRIARHYIEGPLGCVSATVGYTAGGSRPPFTGAICTSVNHVVCHGIPGPKVLKKGDILNIDVTVIKDGFHGDTSKMYFVGEPSVLGRRLVETCHQAMIEGIRQVKPGARLGDIGHAIQIYAEARGFSIVREYCGHGIGEVFHEDPQVVHYGRPGTGLELVPGMTFTIEPMLNAGRAEVKELPDQWTVVTKDHALSAQWEHTILVTETGFEVLTLRDGAL; from the coding sequence ATGGGCATTACGCTGAAATCCCCCGATGCACAGGCCAAGATGCGCGCGGCCGGTGAAGCCGCCGCCTCGGTGCTGATGATGCTGGAGGACCACGTCCGCCCCGGTATCAGCACCGCCGAGCTTGACCGCATTGCCCGACACTACATCGAAGGACCGCTCGGTTGCGTCTCCGCCACCGTCGGGTATACCGCCGGCGGCTCCCGCCCGCCGTTCACCGGCGCCATCTGCACCTCGGTCAATCATGTGGTTTGCCACGGCATTCCCGGCCCCAAGGTGCTGAAGAAGGGCGACATCCTCAATATCGATGTCACGGTGATCAAGGACGGATTCCACGGCGACACCAGCAAGATGTACTTCGTCGGCGAGCCCTCGGTGCTCGGCCGCCGGTTGGTCGAAACCTGCCATCAGGCGATGATCGAGGGCATCCGTCAGGTCAAGCCCGGCGCCCGGCTGGGCGATATCGGCCACGCCATCCAGATTTATGCCGAAGCGCGCGGCTTCAGCATCGTCCGCGAGTACTGTGGCCATGGCATCGGCGAGGTGTTCCACGAAGACCCGCAAGTGGTGCACTACGGGCGGCCTGGCACGGGTCTTGAACTGGTGCCCGGCATGACGTTCACCATCGAACCCATGCTCAACGCCGGGCGCGCCGAGGTGAAGGAGTTGCCCGATCAGTGGACCGTGGTGACCAAAGACCATGCCCTGTCCGCCCAGTGGGAACACACCATCCTGGTGACCGAAACCGGCTTCGAGGTCCTGACGCTACGTGACGGGGCCCTGTAA
- the frr gene encoding ribosome recycling factor → MTDLTTLKRDGEKRMQKCIDTLGNQLMKLRTGRANASLLDHVRVDYYGSEVPVSQLANVVVEDARTLSITPWEKNMVSVVEKAILTSDLGLTPNTAGNTMRINLPPLTEERRRELVKVVKGEAEQAKVAIRGIRRDANQTVKDMLKDKAITADDEKRAEADIQKLTDQYVTKVDDVAAAKEKELMAI, encoded by the coding sequence ATGACCGATCTCACCACGCTCAAGCGCGACGGCGAAAAGCGGATGCAGAAGTGCATCGACACCCTCGGTAACCAATTGATGAAGCTGCGTACCGGCCGCGCCAACGCGTCCCTGCTTGATCATGTCCGGGTCGATTATTACGGCTCCGAGGTGCCGGTCTCGCAGTTGGCCAACGTGGTGGTGGAGGATGCCCGCACGTTGTCCATTACCCCGTGGGAAAAGAACATGGTGTCGGTGGTGGAGAAAGCCATCCTCACCTCCGATCTCGGACTGACCCCGAACACCGCTGGCAATACCATGCGCATCAACCTGCCACCGCTGACCGAAGAACGGCGGCGTGAGCTGGTGAAGGTGGTGAAGGGCGAGGCCGAGCAGGCCAAGGTAGCGATTCGCGGGATCCGCCGCGATGCCAACCAGACAGTCAAGGACATGCTCAAGGACAAGGCGATCACCGCCGACGACGAAAAGCGGGCCGAAGCCGATATCCAGAAGCTGACCGACCAGTATGTGACCAAGGTCGACGATGTCGCTGCCGCCAAGGAAAAGGAGTTGATGGCGATCTGA